From the Micromonospora echinospora genome, the window ACCGGATGGCCGCTCGGCGGGCCTGGTAGTCACCGGCCCAGGAGACCGAGGAGACCTCCTTGTACTTGCCGGTGCTCGGCATCCACACCTCGATGTCGAGGGTCTTCCGCATGGACGCGCTGGCGTCCCCGGCGGAGAGCAGGCTGCGCTGGTAGTGCAACCCCAACCCCTCGACCAGGCTCTCCGCGTGGGCGAGCATCTCCTCCAGCGCCGCGTCGGCCTGCTCGGGCAGGGTGAACTGGAAGATCTCCACCTTGTTGAACTGGTGGCCCCGGACGGTGCCGCGCTCGTCGGAGTGCGAACCGGCCGACTCCCGCCGGTAGCAGGGGGTGTACGCGAACGCCTTCAGCGGCAGCTTCGCCGGGTCGAGGATCTCGTCCTGGTACGCGCCGAGGATCGCCGTCTCCGACGTCGGCAGCAGGAACTGCCCACGCGGGGCGGACTCCCGGTCGAGGTGGTAGACGTCGTCGTAGAACTTGGGGAACTGCCCGGCGGCGAACCCGGCGCTGTGCAGCAGCAGGTGCGGCGGGAGGAGGAATTCGTACCCGGCGGCGACGTGCCGGTCGACGAACCAGTTGAGCAGCGCCCACTCCAGCCGGGCCCCCATACCGGTGTACATCCAGAAGCCGGAGCCGCCGAGCTTGACGCCGCGCTCGTGGTCGACCAGACCGAGGGCGCGGGACAGCTCCACGTGGTCGCGGACCTTCTCGATCGTCGGCGGCTCGCCGAAGACCTTGACCACCCGGTTGGCCTCCTTGCCGCCGGGGACCACGTCGTCGGCGGGAAGGTTCGGCAGCTCGCTCATGCTGGTGCGCAGCCGGGACTGCACCTCGTCCAGCTCGGCCTCCAGCTCGGCGAGCTGCTTACGCCCCGCCTCCGGGGCGGAGACCTCGGGCTCGGTGCCGGCGCGCTTGGCCGCCGCGTACGCCCGCGCCTCCGCCTTGCGGCGCTGCCGCTCGGCGTCGATGGCGCTGATCAGGGCGCGTCGGTCCTGGTCGAGCTGCTGGATCTCGTCAAGGGCACGCGTGACCTCGGCCGGATCGAGCCGCTTGGCCAGCGCGGACGCGACCGCCTCCCGATCCTTCCGGATCAACTCCATGTCGAGCATGCTGCTCCGTACGCTCCGTCCGGGCCGTCGGGTGGGACCACCAGATGCTACCGTCGCGCCCCCGCCGGCCGGGCGCGCCCTCGCCACGCCCGGCCGACGGCCCGTCGCCCCCGCTGCGGCCGACGGCCCGCCGCCCCCGTCCGGCGACACCGGGGCATCACGCCGGCAGGAAGCCCCGATATCGCCGAAACCGCAGGGGGACGGTCAGAGCCGGATCGGCATCAGCAGGGAGTAGGTCAGCTCGTCGTCCGGGCGGCGCACGACCAGCGGGGTGATCGGGCCGTCCAGCTCCAGCACGAGCTGCCCCCGGTCCGCCGCGTCGAGGGCGTCGAGCAGGAACTCCCGGTTCACCCCGACCCGCAGGTCGTCCCCGGCCGGGACGTCCTCGCCGACCACGTTCAGGGCACCCCGGTCGTCCAGGCTGAGCACGGTCACCTCGTACCGGATGCCGTCGTGCTCGCGCCGCACGGTGGGCGCACCGCCCAGCGTGGTCCGCAGCGCCGGCACGTCCACCGTCGCCCGGCGGGCCGGCGTGGCGGCGACCCGGTCGCGCAGCAGCCGCCGGTGGTCGGGGTAGTCGACGTCGACGGCCGGGCCGGTGACCCGCTCGTCGCCGACCGCGGCGGTGATCCCGTCGGCGTCCACGGTCACGGACACGTCCCCGGCCGGTGCGGCGACGAGCAGTTCCCGGATCCGGTCGGCGACGTCCACCGGCACCGGCACCCGCACCGGCGGGCCGGTGACGGCGGCGGGCGCACCGGCCACCGCCAGCCGGAACCGGTCGGTGGCGACCAGGGTCACCGTGTCGGGGCCCACGTCGACCAGGACGGTGGCGAGCTGCGGCAGCTCCGGGTCGGAGCCGACGGCGAAGCGGACCGCGTCGAACGCGGCGGCCAGGGCGGTACGGGGCAGGGTGAGTCGGGTGGTCATGACGGTCTCCTCGGAATCGAGTAGGGCACGGATCCGGGAGAGTTCACGGCGGGCGTCGGCGAGCCCGTCCTCCAGTCGGCGCAGGTGCGCGTCGAGCAGCCCGTGCACCACCGCCGGTTCGGCGGTGGCGACGGCGGCGGTGACGCCGGCCAGCGGCATCCCCACCCGGCGCAGCCCGGCGACCAGCCGCGCGGCGCGCACCTGGTCGAGCGTGTACCAGCGGTAACCGGTGTGCGCGTCCACCCACGCCGGCACCAGCACCCGGGCCCGGTCGTAGAAGCGCAGCGCGCTCACCGTCAGGCCACTGGCCCGGGCCAGCTCGCCGATGCTGAGCAGTTCCCTCTCCACGGGCACCGATGCTGGTCCCTCGACCTGGTCGAGGGTCAACCCGTCCCGCCGGCCGGCGCGGCACCGCCGGCCGACGCGGGGCCGTCGCCGCCCGTACCGCCGACCGCTGCCGCCTCGTCGACGACCCGGAAGGTGATCCCGGCCCGGACCAGGCGCTCCAGCAGCGCGTCCCCCATCGCGGTCACCGGGGTCACCTGGCCGGCGGTGGCCGGCAGGTCGTCGTACGCCAGGCAGAGCGCCGACTCGGCGAGCATCTTGGCGGTCTCGTCGTACCCGGGGTCGCCGCCGGCGACCTCGGTGACCACCCGTCGCCCGCCGCCGGTGCCCACGAACCGCACCCGGAACCACGACTTCGCCCGCTGCTCGGGCGTCGGCCCCTGCCCGGCGGCGAGCCGCCCGTGCAGCCACCGCCGCGTCGGCGGTACCTTCACCAGCCCCGCCACCGCGCCGAGACCGACCGCGCCGGCCAGCACGGTGGGCAGCCGCTTCACCGCCGCGAAGTGGCGGTAGGTGAAATCCGGGCCGTACTCGGGCCGGGCCGCCGCCGACCGGCGGACCACCTGCGGATCGATGGTGGGCAGCGGCACCACCCAGAAGCCCAGGTCCGTACGACGACCGACCTTCCCCGGTACGGCTCGGACCCGGCGACCCTCGGGCCTGGGCTCGGCGGCCCGGCGCTCCCGCGCCGTGCGGCTCATCTGCGCGGACCGCTCGAACGCGGTCAGCGCCGAGTGGTACGTCCCGGCGGAGAACCTCCCGCCGGCCCGGACGAACCCGTCGACGGCGACCGGCCCGTCCGTGGGCAGGTGCTTGAGGGTGAACCAGACCCCCAGGTCGTACGGGATCGAGTCGAAGCCGCAGGTGTGCACCAGTCGCGCCCCGGTCCGCTCGGCCTCCGCGTGGTGACGCAGGTACGTCAGGTCGACGAACTCCGGCTCGCCGGTGATGTCCACGTAGTCGGTGCCGGCGCGGGCGCACGCGGCGACCAGCGGCTCCCCGTACCGCAGATAAGGGCCGACGGTGGTGGCCACCACCCGGCTGCTCTCCGCGACCGCGCGCAGCGACTCCGGATCGGTCACGTCGGCGGTCAGCAACGGCAGCCCGGCCAGCGCCGGGTCGACGGCGGCGAGTCGGTCGCGTACCCCGGCCAGCTTCTCCGGGTTACGCCCGGCCAGCGCCCAGCGGAGCCCGGCCGGGGCGGTACGGGCCAGGTACGCGGCGGTCAGCGCGCCGGTGAAGCCGGTCGCGCCGAACAGGACGAGGTCGTACGGGCGGGGATCGGACACCTGACGAGTCTCCCACCCGGCTGGGCTGGTAGCAGGGGTCCCCTGTTACCGCTTTTTGCGTAGCAGGGGACCCCTGCAACCACCTCAGTCGGGGGTGAACAGGACGCGGACGCAGCCGTCCGTCCGGTCGCGGAACAGGGCGTACCCCTCCGGTCCCCGGTCCAGCGGGAACCGGTGCGTGGCCAGGTGCTCGGTGCGCAGCTCGTCCCGGGCCATCTGCTCCAGCAGGGTCGGGATGTGCCGGGGGCCGTGTGGGCGGGTGCCCCGCATGGTCAGCTCCTTCTGCACCACCGCGCCGACCGGGAAGGCGTCCACGAAGTCGGTGACGTCGCCCAGGACGACCACGGTGCCGCCCTTACGGCAGGCGTGCACCGCCTCCCGCAACGCCAACGGGGTACGGGAGGCGCGGCGCAGCCGCTCGGCCAGTGACCGGGAGCCACCCACCGCGCCGGCCGCCTCGACGCACACGTCCGGGCCCCGCCCGCCGCTGCGTTCCCGCAGCTCGGCGGTGACGTCGGCGCGCTGGTAGTGCACCGTCTCCGCGCCGGTGTGCCGTTCGACCATGCGGAGCCGCTCGTCGTACCGGTCGACGACGACGACCCGCGCCGCGCCGTGCAGCACCGCCGCCTGGGCGACCAACTGCCCGACCGCGCCCGCGCCCCAGACCGCGACCACGTCTCCCGGGCACACCCCGCCGACGTCCACTCCCGTCCAGCCGGCCGGTGCGGCGTCCGAGGCGAACACCGCCCGCTCGTCGGAAACCCCGTCCGGCACAGTGAACGCTCCGACGTCGGCGTACGGCACCCGCACGTACTCGGCGTGACCGCCGGCGAAGCCGCCACCGGCCGACGGATGGCCGTAGCAGGCGGCCGGCGCCTGCCCCCAGGCCAGCTCGTCGGCGGTCGGGTCGACGCTGCCGTTGTCGCAGCAGGAGTGCTGCCCCTGCTGGCAGTACCGGCACCGGCCGCAGGCCACCACCGAGGCGACCACCACCCGGTCGCCGACCCGGTGCCGGCGTACCCGGGGACCCACCTCCACCACCTCGCCGAGGAACTCGTGCCCGAGCACGTCTCCGGGGCCGAACGCGCCGCCGTCGATCAGGTGGAGGTCGGTGCCGCAGGTGGTGCTGCACCGTACCCGCACGATGGCGTCGTGCCCGTTGCGCAGCTCCGGGTCGGGCACCTCGGCGACGGTCAGCCGGTCGCCCTGCCAGCACAGCGCCCTCACCCGGGCACCGCCCGCCGCCCTGGCCCGCCCCACCGGGGGAGCCAACCGCGCCAACCTGGCGGGCGGTCCGGCCCAGGCCCGCCCCACCGGGGGAGCCAACCGCACCAACCCGGCGGGCGGTCCGGTCCAGGCAGGTCCCGGCGGCGGAGCCAACTGCGCCAACGCGGCGGGCGGTCCGGCCCAGGCCGGTCCCGGCGGTGCCGACCCGGCGCTCGGCCCGGTCCAGGTCCACGGATCTCGGCGGAGCGTTCCCCGTCCGGCCGGGCGCGGAGCCGTTCGGTCCAGGGCCGGTCCGGCCGGAGCGGCTCGCCGGTCTCGGCGAGCTGGCGTACCTCGCGCAGCGCGGCCCGAAGCACCTGGTCCGGGTCGTCGCCGACCAGGTGCGCGGCCATCCCGGCGAAGCGGCCGTCCGGCGCGCGTGCGGCCAGTTCGGTGCCCCGGTCACCCGGGGCCGGACGCAACCGCACCTGCACCCCGTCACCGAGCCGGGCCAGCGGTTCCGGTAGCCGCCCACCGGGCAGCACCTCGCCCGCCGGGCGGCCCACGGTCACCACCTGCCAACGCCCGACCGGCCTCGGCCGCCTCGCGCGTACCACGGTCGTCACCGCCTTCCGTCCACCTCGCCGGTTGCCACCCCGCCGGCTGCCACCCCGCACCCTGCCGACGGGTCGGGTGAAGCCGGTTCCCCCGGAAGGGGTGAACCGCGTGAGGCCGGGTAACCGCCGCCCGCGACCGGGGACCACGGGGAGGCCGACAGATGCCGGAGCAGTCGAGCGGGGTGGGTTCGACCGTGCCGCTGCTGGCGTCCCGGCTGGTCGCACCCCCGCCACCGGAGCCGGTGGTGCTCCGCCCCCGGCTGCTGCGCCGGCTCGACGCCGGCACCGACGGGCCGGTCACCCTGGTCCGCGCACCCGCCGGCTGGGGTAAGACCACCCTGCTCGCGGCCTGGGCGCGGGCCGCCGCGTCGACGCCGACCTGGCTCTCCGTCGAAACGGGCGACACTGCGGCGCGGCTCTGGTCGTACCTGGCCGCCGCGCTGGGCGCCACGGACCTGCCGGCCGACCGGCCCGACCACCTCGAACGGCTCGCCGCCGCCGTCGCCGGCCGGGACCGTCCGATCGTCCTCGTCCTGGACGACCTGCACCGGGTGACCGAACCGGCCGCCCTGGACGGGCTGGAGTTCCTGCTCCGGCACGCTGCGCAACGGCTGCGCCTGCTGGTCGCGGCACGCGTCGACCCGGCGCTGCCGCTGCACCGGTGGCGGCTGCGCGGCGAGCTGACCGAGATCGACGCCGACGAGCTGGCCTTCACCACCGACGAGGTCGCCGACCTGCTGACCACGCACGGGGTGGCGGTGCCCCCCGCATCGGTGCCAACACTCCGGGAACGCACCGGCGGCTGGCCGGCCGGGCTGTGCCTGGCCGCGCTGGCCGCCCGGGCCGCCGCCGACCCGGCCACCCTGGTCACCGGATTCAGCGGGGAGCAGCCGGACGTCGCCGGGTACCTCCGTGACGAGGTCCTCGCCGGGTTGCCCGGCGACGACGTCGACCTGTTACGCCGGCTCGCGGTGACCGGGACGGTCTGCGACGACCTGGTCGCCGCGCTGACCGGACCGGGCAGCGGGGAGGGCCGCCTCGCCGACCTCGCCCGGTCCACCGGGTTCCTCCACCCCGAGGGCCTGCGTCCCGGCTGGTACCGCTGCCAACCGCTCCTGGCCGACCTGCTCCGCGCCGACCTGGCCAAGCTTCCCGACGGACAGCTGCGCGAGCTGCACTCCCGGGCCGCCGGCTGGTACGCCGCACAGGGCCAGCCGGCCGACGCGCTGCGGCACGCGCTCGCCGCCGGTGACTGGGACCACGCCACCGAACTGCTGCTCGTCGGATGGCCGGAACTCGTCCCGTACGACCCGGAGCCGGCCGGGCCACCACCAGCGTCCGCGCCGCCGGCCGACCGGATCGACCGGGATCCGGAACTCGCCCTGGCCGTCGCCGTGGACCGAGCCCGGTCCGCCGACCCCTCCGCCGCCGACCACCTGCGCGCCGCGGTCGCCGGTGCCCGCGAGCTGCCCGCGCCGCGCCGGGACCGGCTCCGGTGGCTGGTCGCCGCGCTGGAGGTCGCCCTGGCCCGCCTGGGCGGTGACCCCACCGCGGTACGCGCTGCCGCCGCCCGGCTGCGGACGCTGACCGGCCCGCCGGCCAGCCCCGTCGACGCACCCCGTTCCGGCCTGGTCGGCGTTCCCCGTTCCGGCCTGGTCGGCGCTTCCCGGTCGGGTGACGCTCCCCGTTCCGGCCCGGCCGACGCTTCCCGGTCGGGTGACGCTCCTCGGTCCGGTGCCGGTGACCCCCGGTCCGGTGCCGGTGACCGGGCGGACGGGCACCTGGTCGCCGGCACCGCCGACGCGCTCGCCGACCTGAGCGAGGGGGACCTGCCCGGTGCCGGGACGGCCTTCGACCGGCTGTCCGCTGCGGCCCGGCAGGCGGGACGGACCCGTACCGAACTGCTTTGCCGCAGTCGGGCCGCCCTGGCGGCGGCCTGGCACGGCCGGCTCCGCGAGGCCGAACAGGGTGCCCGGGAGACGCTCGGCGGACCCGTCACCCCGGCCGACCGCAGCCATGCGTACCTGGCCCTGGCGGTGGTGGCGCTGTACCGGGACCGGCCCGGCGAGGCCGAGGCGGACCTGGCGCGCGCCGACGGCCCCGGCTACGACCCGACGGTGGCGGCGGTGGCCGCGTTCTGCCGGGCACAGCTCCGGCGCGACCCGGCCGCCGCCCAGCGCGCGTTGGCCGGGGCCCGCCACCGGTTGGCCGACCGACCCCGCGCCCGCGCGCTGGCCGACCGGCTGCTCGCCGCCGAGGCCGACCACTGCGCCGCGCGCGGCGACCCGGCGACCGCCCGGGACCTGTTGGAGGCCGCCGTCCCGGCGACGGTCAGCCCGGAGCTGGCCGTGGCGCGCGCCCGGGTCGAGGTACACGCCGGTGATCCGGGGGCGGCCCGCCGCGCGCTGCCCCCGTGGGACGCCCCGGACGCCGACCGGTGGCCGGTGCCGGTACGCCTCGACGCCGGTCTGCTCGACGCACTGCTCGCCCGGCAGGCCGGGGACACCCGCCGGGTCGGCCGGGTGGTGGAACAGATGCTGGAACTGGCTGCGGCGGACGGACACCGGCGGGTGCTCACCCGGGCTGTGCCCGGAGTGCGGGACGTGCTCGCCGAGCACCTGGACTCCGGCACCGCGCACTGGGCGTTCGTCACCGACCTGCTCGGCGACGGCGACCCGCCCGGTGCCGGCGAGCCGGTGCGGCACGGCGACGGGCCCGGACGGGGACTGGACGAGCCGCTGACCGAACGGGAACTGACCATCCTGCGATATCTCCAGAGCATCCTGTCCAACGTGGAGATCGCCAGCGAGCTCTCCCTGTCGGTGAACACCGTCAAGACGCACGTCCGCAACATCTATCGGAAGCTCGATGCCAACCGACGCCGCGAGGCGGTGCGCCGGGCCCGCGAACTCCACCTGATCTGAGCGCCGTGGGGTGGTAGCAGGGGACCCCTGCAGTCGGATTATGCGGAGCAGGGGACCCCTGCAGGCACCCAGGCGGACGGCTCAGTCCTCGGTTGCCTGGTCGACGGCGGTGAGCAGGTCCGCGACGGCGTACCCGCCCTCGTGGCAGACG encodes:
- the serS gene encoding serine--tRNA ligase yields the protein MLDMELIRKDREAVASALAKRLDPAEVTRALDEIQQLDQDRRALISAIDAERQRRKAEARAYAAAKRAGTEPEVSAPEAGRKQLAELEAELDEVQSRLRTSMSELPNLPADDVVPGGKEANRVVKVFGEPPTIEKVRDHVELSRALGLVDHERGVKLGGSGFWMYTGMGARLEWALLNWFVDRHVAAGYEFLLPPHLLLHSAGFAAGQFPKFYDDVYHLDRESAPRGQFLLPTSETAILGAYQDEILDPAKLPLKAFAYTPCYRRESAGSHSDERGTVRGHQFNKVEIFQFTLPEQADAALEEMLAHAESLVEGLGLHYQRSLLSAGDASASMRKTLDIEVWMPSTGKYKEVSSVSWAGDYQARRAAIRYKEPGGKQTRFVHTLNGSALATSRLFPAILEQFQQPDGSVLVPEVLRDRLGTDRLVPPGR
- a CDS encoding MerR family transcriptional regulator — encoded protein: MERELLSIGELARASGLTVSALRFYDRARVLVPAWVDAHTGYRWYTLDQVRAARLVAGLRRVGMPLAGVTAAVATAEPAVVHGLLDAHLRRLEDGLADARRELSRIRALLDSEETVMTTRLTLPRTALAAAFDAVRFAVGSDPELPQLATVLVDVGPDTVTLVATDRFRLAVAGAPAAVTGPPVRVPVPVDVADRIRELLVAAPAGDVSVTVDADGITAAVGDERVTGPAVDVDYPDHRRLLRDRVAATPARRATVDVPALRTTLGGAPTVRREHDGIRYEVTVLSLDDRGALNVVGEDVPAGDDLRVGVNREFLLDALDAADRGQLVLELDGPITPLVVRRPDDELTYSLLMPIRL
- a CDS encoding saccharopine dehydrogenase family protein translates to MSDPRPYDLVLFGATGFTGALTAAYLARTAPAGLRWALAGRNPEKLAGVRDRLAAVDPALAGLPLLTADVTDPESLRAVAESSRVVATTVGPYLRYGEPLVAACARAGTDYVDITGEPEFVDLTYLRHHAEAERTGARLVHTCGFDSIPYDLGVWFTLKHLPTDGPVAVDGFVRAGGRFSAGTYHSALTAFERSAQMSRTARERRAAEPRPEGRRVRAVPGKVGRRTDLGFWVVPLPTIDPQVVRRSAAARPEYGPDFTYRHFAAVKRLPTVLAGAVGLGAVAGLVKVPPTRRWLHGRLAAGQGPTPEQRAKSWFRVRFVGTGGGRRVVTEVAGGDPGYDETAKMLAESALCLAYDDLPATAGQVTPVTAMGDALLERLVRAGITFRVVDEAAAVGGTGGDGPASAGGAAPAGGTG
- a CDS encoding alcohol dehydrogenase catalytic domain-containing protein; this translates as MRALCWQGDRLTVAEVPDPELRNGHDAIVRVRCSTTCGTDLHLIDGGAFGPGDVLGHEFLGEVVEVGPRVRRHRVGDRVVVASVVACGRCRYCQQGQHSCCDNGSVDPTADELAWGQAPAACYGHPSAGGGFAGGHAEYVRVPYADVGAFTVPDGVSDERAVFASDAAPAGWTGVDVGGVCPGDVVAVWGAGAVGQLVAQAAVLHGAARVVVVDRYDERLRMVERHTGAETVHYQRADVTAELRERSGGRGPDVCVEAAGAVGGSRSLAERLRRASRTPLALREAVHACRKGGTVVVLGDVTDFVDAFPVGAVVQKELTMRGTRPHGPRHIPTLLEQMARDELRTEHLATHRFPLDRGPEGYALFRDRTDGCVRVLFTPD
- a CDS encoding LuxR C-terminal-related transcriptional regulator produces the protein MPEQSSGVGSTVPLLASRLVAPPPPEPVVLRPRLLRRLDAGTDGPVTLVRAPAGWGKTTLLAAWARAAASTPTWLSVETGDTAARLWSYLAAALGATDLPADRPDHLERLAAAVAGRDRPIVLVLDDLHRVTEPAALDGLEFLLRHAAQRLRLLVAARVDPALPLHRWRLRGELTEIDADELAFTTDEVADLLTTHGVAVPPASVPTLRERTGGWPAGLCLAALAARAAADPATLVTGFSGEQPDVAGYLRDEVLAGLPGDDVDLLRRLAVTGTVCDDLVAALTGPGSGEGRLADLARSTGFLHPEGLRPGWYRCQPLLADLLRADLAKLPDGQLRELHSRAAGWYAAQGQPADALRHALAAGDWDHATELLLVGWPELVPYDPEPAGPPPASAPPADRIDRDPELALAVAVDRARSADPSAADHLRAAVAGARELPAPRRDRLRWLVAALEVALARLGGDPTAVRAAAARLRTLTGPPASPVDAPRSGLVGVPRSGLVGASRSGDAPRSGPADASRSGDAPRSGAGDPRSGAGDRADGHLVAGTADALADLSEGDLPGAGTAFDRLSAAARQAGRTRTELLCRSRAALAAAWHGRLREAEQGARETLGGPVTPADRSHAYLALAVVALYRDRPGEAEADLARADGPGYDPTVAAVAAFCRAQLRRDPAAAQRALAGARHRLADRPRARALADRLLAAEADHCAARGDPATARDLLEAAVPATVSPELAVARARVEVHAGDPGAARRALPPWDAPDADRWPVPVRLDAGLLDALLARQAGDTRRVGRVVEQMLELAAADGHRRVLTRAVPGVRDVLAEHLDSGTAHWAFVTDLLGDGDPPGAGEPVRHGDGPGRGLDEPLTERELTILRYLQSILSNVEIASELSLSVNTVKTHVRNIYRKLDANRRREAVRRARELHLI